A single region of the Lycium barbarum isolate Lr01 chromosome 2, ASM1917538v2, whole genome shotgun sequence genome encodes:
- the LOC132620439 gene encoding AP-2 complex subunit mu-like has product MANHLSGKTIELDDVTFHQCVNLTRFNSEKTVSFVPPDGEFELVKYRITEGINLPFRVLPTIKELGRTRMEVNVKVKSLLGAKMFALGVVIKIPVPQTPKMNFQVTSGKAKYNPSIDCLVWKIKKFLGQTESTLSAEVELILKITEKKSLTRPPIQMEFQIPMFIASGLCVRFLKVWEKSGYNIVEWVRYITKVCSYEIRC; this is encoded by the exons TGGTAAAACTATTGAGCTCGATGATGTTACTTTCCACCAATGTGTAAATTTGACAAGATTCAACTCAGAAAAGACTGTCAGCTTTGTTCCGCCTGATGGTGAATTTGAATTGGTGAA GTACCGCATTACTGAAGGAATAAATCTTCCTTTCCGTGTATTACCAACTATCAAAGAATTAGGCCGTACACGTATGGAAGTTAATGTTAAG GTTAAGAGTTTGTTGGGTGCAAAAATGTTTGCTCTTGGAGTAGTTATTAAAATTCCTGTGCCGCAAACTCCAAAAATGAACTTCCAGGTGACATCAGGGAAAGCAAAGTACAATCCATCCATTGACTGTTTGGTCTGGAA GATAAAAAAATTTCTAGGACAAACTGAGTCAACATTGAGTGCTGAGGTTGAGTTAATTTTGAAAATCACAGAGAAGAAGTCCTTGACTCGGCCGCCAATTCAGATGGAATTTCAG ATTCCCATGTTTATAGCATCTGGTTTGTGTGTTCGGTTTCTTAAG GTGTGGGAGAAGAGTGGCTACAACATAGTTGAGTGGGTTCGTTATATCACTAAAGTTTGTTCGTACGAGATAAGGTGCTAA